Proteins from one Coregonus clupeaformis isolate EN_2021a chromosome 25, ASM2061545v1, whole genome shotgun sequence genomic window:
- the LOC121539309 gene encoding ADP-ribosylation factor 6 — MMGKMLSKIFGNKEMRILMLGLDAAGKTTILYKLKLGQSVTTIPTVGFNVETVTYKNVKFNVWDVGGQDKIRPLWRHYYTGTQGLIFVVDCADRDRIDEARQELHRIINDREMRDAIILIFANKQDLPDAMKPHEIQEKLGLTRIRDRNWYVQPSCATTGDGLYEGLTWLTSNYKS, encoded by the coding sequence ATGATGGGGAAAATGCTATCGAAAATCTTTGGCAACAAGGAGATGAGAATATTGATGCTTGGACTTGATGCTGCTGGAAAGACCACCATCCTTTACAAACTGAAACTTGGACAGTCAGTCACCACAATTCCCACAGTTGGTTTCAATGTCGAGACTGTCActtacaaaaatgtaaaattcAATGTATGGGACGTTGGAGGCCAAGATAAGATCCGTCCCCTGTGGCGACACTACTACACGGGCACTCAAGGGTTAATCTTCGTTGTGGATTGCGCAGACAGAGATCGCATCGACGAGGCCAGGCAGGAACTCCATCGCATCATTAATGACCGTGAGATGAGGGACGCCATCATCTTGATTTTTGCCAATAAGCAAGACCTGCCCGATGCCATGAAACCACACGAAATCCAAGAGAAACTAGGATTGACCCGCATCAGAGATAGGAATTGGTATGTTCAGCCCTCCTGTGCAACCACGGGAGATGGACTATATGAGGGGTTGACATGGCTAACATCAAATTACAAATCCTAA